From the Lampris incognitus isolate fLamInc1 chromosome 10, fLamInc1.hap2, whole genome shotgun sequence genome, one window contains:
- the LOC130119863 gene encoding nuclear GTPase SLIP-GC-like: MAMQGNKRAAEGSPTSDNRQSTSDTSNYSRNASASNEPDGIREARNLLEQIFTDIDKMPQSEEGMAFINDLKKKKEAMEGLYKEKFVVTVLGRTGAGKSSLLNAILGEKKLLPCCTINACTSVIIQLEANMANSKYEAEIEFIPEADWRQELQSIDELLSDEKDMDKQTAEMLKSKIRALYGNDGVGKNVEILMEMQNFSHLFEAGKEYLSSDNVSEFSAQIKNFVYGGTSIKRGYTTQYWPLVKCVIIKVPNAQDLLGNLVLVDVPGSGDWNKARDKMWEASICSCSSVWVVADIDRAAADRDAWNILDSSINYLGPNGQCQSISFICTKTDNISSSYELEDEDCVTDGEATSAQTREQWKRACILDRNIRAKKIIEDDVCDQYEQLGKIEVFTVSAEEFRKPDSVLRPEETEIPQLRALLKKLNAEQSDKRTKSYILDAFGIISLIRVKNSAQKKTILEMEQTFARILEPELQIIRQFMLNTKETFDNILKLATAKSANLCAERMLNVIAPAGTWMGYHQTLKSACRNGGFRRSKNGGITELNFTLATTMYDAICETFHEVFSMGVNKKSLFKKIEDFNIISDSLQNCMSQQHVDFIKTQVC; this comes from the exons ATGGCCATGCAAG GCAACAAGCGAGCTGCTGAAGGTTCACCTACATCAGACAATCGGCAGTCTACGAGTGATACGAGTAATTACTCTAGAAATGCCAGTGCAAGTAATG AGCCTGATGGCATTCGGGAGGCCAGGAACTTGCTTGAACAAATCTTCACCGACATAGACAAAATGCCACAGTCAGAGGAAGGCATGGCGTTTATTAATGACCTCAA gaaaaaaaaggaagCCATGGAGGGTCTTTACAAGGAGAAATTTGTCGTGACCGTATTGGGGAGAACGGGAGCCGGCAAGAGCTCCCTGCTGAATGCCATCTTGGGAGAGAAGAAGCTGCTGCCGTGTTGTACTATCAACGCATGCACTTCAGTCATCATACAGCTGGAAGCCAACATGGCCAATTCCAAATACGAGGCAGAGATTGAATTCATACCTGAAGCG GACTGGAGGCAGGAGCTACAGTCTATCGATGAGCTGTTATCTGATGAGAAGGATATGGATAAGCAGACAGCAGAGATGCTAAAAAGTAAAATCCGGGCTCTGTATGGGAACGATGGAGTTGGTAAAAATGTAGAAATCTTGATGGAGATGCAGAACTTCAGCCATCTTTTTGAAGCTGGGAAAGAATATCTGTCATCTGACAAC GTATCGGAGTTCTCTGCCCAAATTAAAAATTTTGTATACGGTGGAACCAGCATTAAAAGGGGATATACGACACAATACTGGCCTCTAGTAAAATGTGTGATCATCAAAGTGCCCAATGCTCAAGACCTCCTGGGAAACCTTGTCTTGGTGGACGTTCCAGGATCAGGGGACTGGAACAAGGCCCGGGACAAGATGTGGGAAGCG aGCATCTGTAGTTGTTCCTCTGTGTGGGTTGTAGCAGACATTGACCGCGCTGCCGCAGACAGAGATGCGTGGAACATCTTGGACAGCAGCATCAACTACCTTGGACCCAATGGACAGTGTCAAAGTATTTCTTTCATCTGCACCAAAACAGACAACATCAGCAG CTCATATGAACTAGAAGATGAGGACTGTGTTACAGACGGAGAG GCCACATCTGCCCAAACGAGAGAGCAGTGGAAAAGAGCTTGCATTTTGGACAGAAACATACGAGCGAAGAAGATCATTGAAGATGATGTGTGTGACCAGTATGAG CAACTTGGGAAAATTGAGGTGTTCACTGTGAGTGCTGAGGAATTCCGGAAACCTGATTCAGTCCTGAGACCCGAGGAAACCG AGATTCCCCAGCTGAGAGCCCTGCTGAAAAAACTAAATGCCGAACAGTCAGACAAACGGACAAAAAGCTACATTCTCGATGCTTTTGGAATCATCTCACTGATAAGAGTGAAAAACTCTGCTCAAAAAAAG ACTATTTTGGAAATGGAGCAAACCTTTGCAAGGATTCTGGAACCAGAGCTACAAATCATAAGGCAATTTATGTTAAACACCAAGGAGACCTTTGATAACATCCTTAAACTGGCAACAGCCAAATCAGCGAACTTATGTGCGGAGAGGATGTTGAACGTGATTGCACCG GCTGGAACTTGGATGGGGTATCACCAGACACTGAAATCTGCATGCAGGAATGGTGGATTTCGCAGGTCAAAAAATGGGGGCATCACAGAGCTGAATTTCACTTTGGCCACAACTATGTATGACGCAATCTGTGAGACGTTCCATGAGGTGTTTTC AATGGGGGTGAATAAGAAATCCCTCTTTAAAAAGATTGAGGACTTCAACATCATCTCAGATTCACTGCAAAATTGCATGTCTCAACAACATGTGGATTTCATCAAAACTCAGGTTTGTTGA
- the LOC130119318 gene encoding centriolar coiled-coil protein of 110 kDa-like has protein sequence METYEEFCLRTLAVLKEEGRFNEPASEPYWPLKALSVIRFHGRTVLSPLLSPEQRSEMCDYRQRAVQLEVERRRQKRNSVLARVQDILDTAQVHSGPDELDKQPAPPYCPSPKPEMVNGYTLVTDSPDLPRDPGCGLKRNDQPTTPCSEPTSVLSDYKEEKELKEEKSMEEDISLDSLLRRSREYVEREQSRRESKVNIGLTPTPPPESLSDKENESRSPLGESRIEFGFSLHHSPVGPPHTQTQQPGCLSPSVPDPNGSLHSTEPSLSPHAHRRRPRPVSAGNIHFCFPVDPADLKPRSPVRSGEPAAMAAWGESLLGGTRSSDHWGLVGSAGGGGSGSSSRRSSHCGNSPVRELCSPVRASGSSLMGHYDHLALGFRRRCHTLDSQLHPAHSPSGVDYIDRSQERVPRFMAGVTRLAPNRRSPVAPLNQSYDVENPSPSVLRPHVTHDLSQVNLRMEPNGLQGPNNRRMAQNKNGTEQLDRKKEDTERRVQALEEMQRRLEEEHALQMSLLLAEQEKEQQRLLQELEDKERRPKEPRCDRNTSEDTGGQEQRSVSDSYAVVSPSCPRLSPAHTPSERSPGHSIGSPSPLSSCVSSPSVQPPVYLWGPSWGTKPRARLSQILTAEQQRALCRLGAITRGFLTRRLLKTEKVKHLRQTVSDTQEFIHSFRTHSPQKKGAISAQDLSLQERVRAQLRAALYDVHDIFFVMPLEERLALLQQDRELCAERKLRELEKAKGPKERVALSSATRRSLDRKRRVGQSPAQVRKMQQKPKSPTANRILKPSQGQNAPAPGQLSRQGSWYRKTPEERVRRADSLKKQHSLG, from the exons ATGGAAACCTATGAGGAGTTCTGTCTGAGGACTCTGGCCGTACTGAAGGAAGAGGGGAGATTCAACGAGCCGGCATCTGAGCCCTACTGGCCCTTGAAAGCTCTCTCTGTCATCCGCTTTCATGGAAGGACTGTTCTTTCGCCTCTG TTAAGCCCAGAGCAGCGCAGTGAGATGTGTGACTACAGACAAAGGGCAGTTCAACTGGAAGTGGAGCGGCGGCGCCAAAAGAGGAACAGCGTATTGGCCAGGGTTCAGGACATCTTGGACACAGCTCAG GTACACAGTGGACCTGATGAGCTTGATAAACAACCAGCTCCTCCATACTGTCCCTCCCCTAAGCCTGAGATGGTTAATGGTTACACCTTGGTAACTGACTCACCTGACCTTCCCAGGGACCCAGGGTGTGGCCTTAAAAGAAACGATCAGCCCACCACCCCTTGTTCTGAGCCTACCTCTGTCCTCAGTGACTACAAGGAGGAGAAGGAACTCAAGGAGGAGAAGAGTATGGAGGAGGACATAAGTCTGGACAGCCTTTTGAGGAGGTCTAGGGAGTACGTGGAGAGGGAGCAGAGTCGACGAGAGTCAAAAGTCAACATTGGGCTCACCCCTACGCCCCCACCCGAGAGCCTCTCTGACAAGGAGAACGAGAGTCGTAGTCCACTGGGAGAAAGCAGAATTGAGTTTGGATTCAGCCTGCATCACAGCCCTGTGGGCCCACCTCACACCCAGACCCAGCAGCCTGGCTGCCTCTCACCTAGTGTACCTGACCCCAACGGCAGCCTCCATAGTACAGAACCCAGCCTCAGTCCTCATGCACACAGACGCAGACCCCGCCCTGTCTCTGCTGGTAACATCCATTTCTGCTTCCCCGTTGACCCAGCAGACCTCAAACCCAGAAGCCCAGTAAGGTCAGGGGAGCCTGCAGCCATGGCGGCTTGGGGAGAGTCACTGTTAGGGGGCACAAGGTCCTCAGATCACTGGGGCCTGGTAGGGAGTGCTGGTGGTGGGGGTAGTGGAAGTAGCAGTCGTCGATCCAGCCACTGTGGTAACAGTCCGGTTCGGGAACTATGCAGCCCTGTCAGAGCCTCAGGATCCAGCCTGATGGGCCACTATGACCATCTGGCTTTAGGGTTTCGCCGGCGCTGTCACACCCTTGACAGTCAGCTGCATCCCGCCCACTCCCCCTCTGGAGTTGATTACATAGACCGCAGCCAGGAGAGGGTTCCTCGCTTTATGGCGGGGGTTACTCGCCTGGCCCCTAACCGTCGGTCCCCTGTGGCCCCCTTGAACCAGTCATATGATGTAGAGAATCCCTCACCGTCTGTGCTAAGGCCCCATGTGACCCATGACCTCTCCCAGGTGAACCTCAGGATGGAGCCAAATGGTCTTCAGGGGCCAAACAATCGCAGAATGGCGCAAAACAAAAATGGAACTGAGCAGCTGGACAGGAAGAAAG AGGACACTGAGCGGAGAGTGCAGGCTCTTGAGGAAATGCAGAGGCGTCTGGAGGAGGAGCATGCCTTGCAGATGTCTCTCCTCCTGGCTGAGCAGGAGAAAGAGCAGCAGCGCCTCCTACAG GAGCTGGAAGACAAAGAGAGGAGACCGAAGGAGCCCAGGTGTGACAGAAACACGAGTGAGGATACTGGGGGGCAGGAGCAAAGGTCTGTGAGTGACAGCTATGCTGTTGTAAGCCCCTCCTGCCCTCGACTCAGCCCTGCCCACACCCCAAGCGAACGGTCACCGGGACACAGTATAG gttccccctctcctctcagTTCCTGTGTGTCCTCTCCTTCTGTCCAGCCCCCTGTCTATCTGTGGGGACCCAGCTGGGGGACTAAGCCCCGGGCAAGACTCAGTCAG ATTCTAACCGCAGAGCAGCAAAGGGCACTCTGTCGACTTGGTGCCATCACCCGCGGTTTCCTCACCCGCAGACTGCTGAAAACGGAGAAGGTCAAACACCTACGTCAGACTGTGTCG GACACACAGGAGTTCATCCACTCATTCAGGACTCACAGTCCACAGAAGAAAGGCGCCATCTCAGCACAAGACCTCTCCCTACAGGAGAGAGTCAGagcccag tTACGAGCAGCCCTATATGACGTCCATGACATCTTCTTTGTGATGCCCCTGGAGGAGCGGTTAGCACTGCTGCAGCAGGACAGGGAGCTCTGCGCAGAGAGGAAACTGCGGGAGTTG GAGAAAGCCAAGGGCCCCAAGGAGAGAGTGGCGCTGTCCTCTGCAACACGGAGGTCACTGGACAGAAAAAGGAG GGTTGGGCAATCCCCGGCCCAGGTTAGGAAGATGCAGCAGAAGCCAAAAAGCCCAACTGCTAATAG gATCCTGAAACCGAGCCAAGGCCAAAATGCCCCCGCCCCGGGCCAGCTAAGTCGCCAAGG GAGCTGGTACAGAAAAACCCCAGAGGAAAGAGTGAGGCGTGCCGACAGCCTGAAGAAGCAGCACTCCCTGGGTTAA